A region from the uncultured Holophaga sp. genome encodes:
- a CDS encoding anthranilate synthase component I family protein: MSCTNVTETWTVREGVPTVDELFALAGGEPFAMLHGEGRFWIFAEGPLAVLREPDPSGFVLERRGTLPPILPDFIGFVTYEWGYGLDPLMPKALPKPFPFPDFHFTLHRRVLLVDRQEGRTYEGLREGISTPTRRNLLREGPFRARKTWDSDTPEGYAAKVSRIREEISQGNVYQVDLTRQEGWAYEGDLRAFARRLHDLNPGPFSAFMAGEDFAVVCSSPERFVRLDQGRLVVQPIKGTAPRGATPEADEALKAELLGCAKNNAELAMIADLLRNDLTRSCEVPSVKVEAFPDLESYANVHHLVATVTGRALPGLTLRALLESLFPGGSITGCPKLASMALIRELEPQPRMLYTGSLGWFTQDLSALDLNIAIRTAFGQDRELRFGVGGGVVWDSEPEAEYLETVHKGASLVACLEAFGG, translated from the coding sequence ATGTCCTGCACGAACGTTACTGAGACCTGGACGGTGCGGGAGGGGGTCCCCACGGTGGACGAGCTGTTCGCCCTGGCGGGCGGTGAGCCCTTTGCCATGCTGCACGGGGAGGGCCGCTTCTGGATCTTCGCCGAGGGTCCCCTGGCGGTGCTCAGGGAGCCGGATCCCTCCGGCTTCGTCCTCGAGCGGCGCGGCACCCTGCCGCCCATCCTCCCGGACTTCATCGGCTTCGTCACCTACGAGTGGGGCTATGGCCTGGACCCCCTCATGCCCAAGGCCCTCCCCAAGCCCTTCCCCTTTCCGGACTTCCACTTCACCCTCCATCGGCGGGTGCTGCTGGTGGACCGCCAGGAGGGCCGCACGTATGAGGGGCTGCGGGAGGGGATCAGCACGCCCACTCGGCGCAACCTGCTTCGGGAGGGGCCTTTCCGGGCCAGGAAGACCTGGGACAGCGACACCCCGGAGGGCTACGCCGCCAAAGTGAGCCGCATCCGCGAAGAGATCTCCCAGGGGAACGTCTATCAGGTGGACCTCACCCGGCAGGAGGGGTGGGCCTACGAAGGGGACCTGCGGGCCTTCGCCCGGCGTCTCCATGACCTGAATCCAGGGCCTTTCTCCGCCTTCATGGCCGGGGAGGACTTTGCCGTGGTCTGCTCCTCTCCCGAGCGCTTCGTGCGCCTCGACCAGGGGCGCCTGGTGGTGCAGCCCATCAAGGGCACGGCGCCCCGGGGTGCCACCCCGGAGGCCGACGAGGCCCTCAAGGCCGAACTCCTGGGCTGCGCTAAGAACAACGCCGAGTTGGCCATGATCGCTGACTTGCTGCGCAATGACCTCACCCGGTCCTGCGAGGTGCCCTCGGTGAAGGTGGAGGCCTTTCCGGACCTGGAGAGCTACGCCAATGTCCATCACCTGGTGGCCACGGTGACGGGACGGGCCCTGCCGGGGCTCACGCTGCGGGCCCTCCTGGAGTCCCTCTTCCCGGGCGGCTCCATCACCGGGTGCCCCAAGCTGGCCTCCATGGCACTCATCCGGGAGCTGGAGCCCCAGCCACGCATGCTCTACACCGGCTCCCTGGGCTGGTTCACCCAGGACCTCTCGGCCCTGGACCTGAACATCGCCATCCGCACCGCCTTCGGCCAGGACCGGGAGCTGCGCTTCGGGGTGGGGGGTGGGGTGGTCTGGGACTCAGAGCCTGAAGCCGAATACCTGGAGACCGTCCACAAGGGGGCCAGTCTGGTGGCCTGCCTGGAGGCCTTTGGGGGGTGA
- a CDS encoding aminodeoxychorismate/anthranilate synthase component II, which produces MPLSRVVILDNFDSFTFNVRHGLVEAGARVEVHRAETLDLPGLIALEPELLVISPGPRRPEDATLSLEALRHFGGRIPILGICLGMQCMAVAFGGRVGRSPEPVHGKVSAIHHDGRGLFEGLPDPLRVGRYHSLCVTEPPPGFEVAARTGDGVVMALRHRTWPMVGVQFHPDSFLTDHGTELLSHVLHERY; this is translated from the coding sequence GTGCCCCTTTCCCGCGTCGTGATCCTGGACAACTTCGACTCCTTCACCTTCAATGTCCGCCACGGTCTGGTGGAGGCGGGAGCGCGGGTGGAGGTCCACCGGGCCGAGACCCTGGACCTGCCGGGGCTCATCGCCCTGGAGCCCGAGCTGCTGGTCATCTCCCCAGGGCCCCGGCGCCCCGAGGATGCCACCCTCTCCCTGGAGGCCCTGCGGCACTTCGGGGGGCGCATCCCAATCCTGGGCATCTGCCTGGGGATGCAGTGCATGGCCGTGGCCTTCGGGGGCCGGGTGGGGCGTTCGCCCGAACCCGTACATGGCAAGGTCTCGGCCATCCATCACGACGGGCGGGGGCTTTTCGAGGGACTGCCGGATCCCCTGCGGGTGGGGCGCTACCACTCCCTCTGCGTGACGGAGCCGCCGCCGGGTTTCGAGGTGGCCGCCCGGACCGGAGACGGGGTGGTGATGGCTCTGCGTCACCGCACCTGGCCCATGGTGGGGGTGCAGTTCCATCCCGACTCCTTCCTCACTGACCACGGTACGGAGCTCCTGAGCCATGTCCTGCACGAACGTTACTGA
- a CDS encoding hemerythrin domain-containing protein: MKACLDQSIRELIRQHPGLGGILAEAGIHCVSCGLGTCRVREILEIHDLDAEHSRELLTQMGREIHGDGPFEVPELPRRAKAPAAAFCPPLARMVEEHRTILELLGTLPSLMAALRRDLESHHPLAEQALDFLRNYADRYHHAKEEDILFGFFDGESPVIQAMRADHDEGRGHVREAALALGRGDLEALESALEAYSELLRGHIQREDTILYPWMDRTLSTHQVGELYARCAEVEARSGDEAARRAAFARALPELLG, from the coding sequence ATGAAGGCCTGCCTGGACCAGTCCATCCGAGAGCTCATCCGTCAACACCCCGGCCTGGGGGGCATCCTCGCAGAGGCCGGCATCCACTGCGTCTCCTGCGGGCTCGGCACCTGCCGGGTGCGGGAGATCCTGGAGATCCACGATCTCGACGCCGAGCATTCCAGGGAACTGCTCACCCAGATGGGGCGGGAGATTCACGGGGATGGCCCCTTCGAGGTGCCGGAGCTTCCCAGAAGGGCCAAGGCGCCTGCCGCTGCCTTCTGCCCGCCCCTGGCCCGGATGGTGGAGGAGCACCGCACCATCCTGGAGCTGCTCGGCACCCTGCCGAGCCTGATGGCCGCCCTCCGGCGGGATCTGGAGAGCCACCATCCCCTGGCGGAGCAGGCCCTCGACTTCCTCCGGAACTACGCGGACCGCTACCACCATGCCAAGGAGGAGGACATCCTCTTCGGATTCTTCGACGGGGAGTCACCGGTGATCCAGGCCATGCGGGCGGACCACGACGAAGGGCGGGGACATGTGCGCGAAGCGGCCCTGGCGCTGGGGAGGGGGGATCTGGAGGCCCTGGAGTCCGCCCTGGAGGCCTATTCGGAGCTGCTGCGTGGCCATATCCAGCGCGAGGACACGATCCTCTATCCCTGGATGGACCGGACTCTGAGCACCCACCAGGTGGGGGAGCTCTACGCCCGCTGCGCTGAGGTGGAGGCCCGCTCCGGTGACGAGGCTGCCCGCCGGGCCGCCTTCGCCCGCGCCCTTCCGGAGCTGCTGGGCTGA
- a CDS encoding NifB/NifX family molybdenum-iron cluster-binding protein — protein sequence MKIALPTMDGQTISEHFGRCKAFLVYEIEGGLIRGSETRTNAQGGEDAPECGTSGHGHNHGAFAELLSDCEAVIVKGMGGGAVKAIARAGLRIYRANASATPEEAIFRMLQGRLEVVSEGSCAGH from the coding sequence ATGAAGATCGCCCTGCCCACCATGGACGGCCAGACCATCTCTGAGCACTTCGGCCGCTGCAAGGCCTTCCTGGTCTATGAAATCGAGGGCGGCCTCATCAGGGGCAGCGAGACTCGCACCAATGCCCAGGGGGGTGAGGATGCACCCGAGTGCGGCACCTCGGGTCACGGCCACAACCATGGAGCCTTTGCAGAACTCCTTTCCGACTGCGAGGCGGTGATCGTGAAGGGCATGGGGGGCGGAGCGGTCAAGGCCATTGCCAGAGCAGGCCTGCGGATCTACCGGGCCAATGCCTCCGCGACACCGGAGGAGGCCATCTTCCGCATGCTCCAGGGGCGCCTGGAAGTGGTCTCGGAGGGGAGCTGCGCCGGGCACTGA
- the thiC gene encoding phosphomethylpyrimidine synthase ThiC: protein MSTQLQLARQGLVTEAMQQVAATEGFDPETIRERVALGHIVIPSNPMRKGQKAVGIGMGLRTKVNASIGTSSDICNVELEMKKARAAEEEGADTLMELSAGGDLDQIRREVIASTSLPVGNVPLYQAFCEAARKYNDPNKLDPEFLFELIERQLADGMSFMAIHCGLNRFSLERLRKQGYRYGGLVSKGGTFMVSWMETNQKENPLYEQFDRVCALMNKYDAVLSLGNGVRAGAIHDSHDRAQMAEMIINCELAELGREMGTQMMVEGPGHVPLDEIEANIILEKRMSGYAPYYVLGPLPADRGAGYDHITSAIGAAESARYGADLICYITPAEHLALPNEADVREGVRTTRLAAHIGDLAKYPERREKEKLAALTRRDSRWAEHMGLLLFPDRAKEIRDSRMPAKEETCTMCGDFCANRKGMEIFRDCVSPDKRLG from the coding sequence ATGTCCACTCAGCTCCAGCTGGCCCGCCAGGGCCTCGTCACCGAAGCCATGCAGCAGGTCGCCGCGACCGAAGGCTTCGATCCCGAGACCATCCGTGAGCGGGTCGCCCTCGGCCACATCGTCATTCCCAGCAACCCCATGCGGAAGGGGCAGAAGGCCGTGGGCATCGGCATGGGCCTGCGCACCAAGGTCAACGCCTCCATCGGCACCTCCTCCGACATCTGCAACGTCGAGCTGGAGATGAAGAAGGCCAGGGCCGCCGAGGAGGAGGGGGCCGACACCCTGATGGAACTCAGTGCCGGGGGCGACCTGGACCAGATCCGTCGTGAGGTCATCGCCTCCACCAGCCTGCCGGTGGGCAACGTGCCCCTCTACCAGGCCTTCTGCGAGGCCGCCCGCAAATACAACGATCCCAACAAGCTGGACCCCGAATTTCTCTTCGAGCTCATCGAGCGCCAGCTGGCGGACGGCATGAGCTTCATGGCCATCCACTGCGGGCTGAACCGCTTCAGCCTCGAGCGCCTCCGCAAGCAGGGCTACCGCTATGGCGGTCTGGTCTCCAAGGGCGGAACCTTCATGGTCTCCTGGATGGAGACCAACCAGAAAGAGAACCCCCTCTACGAGCAGTTCGACCGCGTCTGCGCCCTCATGAACAAGTACGACGCCGTGCTCAGCCTGGGCAATGGCGTGCGGGCCGGGGCCATCCACGACAGCCATGACCGCGCCCAGATGGCCGAGATGATCATCAACTGCGAGCTGGCCGAGCTGGGCCGCGAGATGGGCACCCAGATGATGGTGGAAGGCCCAGGCCACGTGCCCCTCGATGAGATCGAGGCCAACATCATCCTCGAGAAGCGCATGAGCGGCTACGCCCCCTATTACGTCCTGGGGCCGCTGCCCGCCGACCGTGGCGCGGGCTACGACCACATCACCTCCGCCATCGGCGCCGCGGAGAGCGCCCGCTATGGCGCGGACCTCATCTGCTACATCACCCCCGCCGAGCACCTGGCCCTGCCCAACGAGGCCGATGTCCGGGAGGGCGTGCGCACCACCCGCCTGGCCGCCCACATCGGCGACCTGGCCAAGTACCCCGAGCGCCGCGAGAAGGAGAAGCTGGCCGCCCTCACCCGCCGCGACTCCAGGTGGGCCGAGCACATGGGACTGCTCCTCTTCCCCGACCGGGCGAAGGAGATCCGCGACAGCCGCATGCCCGCCAAGGAGGAGACCTGCACCATGTGCGGCGACTTCTGCGCCAACCGGAAAGGCATGGAGATCTTCCGCGACTGCGTCTCCCCCGACAAGCGGCTGGGCTGA
- the cobO gene encoding cob(I)yrinic acid a,c-diamide adenosyltransferase — protein sequence MSTQKQSQGLLMVHTGEGKGKTTAAIGMLVRSLGHGHKCAVVQFIKGPQPTAETLLAGFAESLGGSLAWDRCGEGFTWRSKDHTRDRELAAQGWSRVREHLADPELRFLLLDELNIVLNYHFLDTDTVLAELQARQPQLHVVVTGRGAPESLMEAADLVTEMKEHKHPFRAGIKAQAGLEF from the coding sequence ATGAGCACCCAAAAGCAGTCCCAAGGCCTTCTGATGGTCCACACCGGTGAGGGCAAGGGCAAGACCACCGCCGCCATCGGGATGCTGGTCCGCAGCCTGGGCCATGGCCACAAGTGCGCCGTGGTCCAGTTCATCAAGGGGCCCCAGCCCACTGCCGAGACGCTGCTGGCCGGCTTCGCAGAGAGCCTCGGGGGCTCCCTGGCCTGGGACCGCTGCGGCGAGGGCTTCACCTGGCGCAGCAAGGATCACACCCGGGACCGGGAACTCGCGGCCCAGGGCTGGTCGAGGGTCCGGGAGCACCTGGCGGACCCCGAGCTGCGCTTCCTGCTCCTGGACGAGCTGAACATCGTCCTGAACTACCACTTCCTGGATACCGACACTGTCCTGGCGGAACTGCAGGCCCGCCAGCCCCAGCTCCACGTGGTCGTCACGGGCAGAGGGGCCCCGGAGAGCCTGATGGAGGCGGCGGACCTGGTCACGGAGATGAAGGAGCACAAGCACCCCTTCCGGGCGGGCATCAAAGCCCAGGCGGGTCTCGAGTTCTGA
- the cbiB gene encoding adenosylcobinamide-phosphate synthase CbiB: MHPLVFLGAGLLDEAVGDPQGWPHPVRALGLIIERLDRARRGISSPAALYILGIFLALGMAALAGGFAWGVLHLCGYWGWIAELILGAWMLAGRSLRDAVRPVAAALDAGDLPLARYAVSMVVGRDTRQLNEADVARAGLETVAESLCDGVLAPLFWFAVGGLPGLWAFKAVSTLDSMVGHREAPYTHFGWASARLDDLLNLIPARLSALLIALAALSGSALRLAWRDGGKTASPNAGWCEAAFAGALGVQLGGRNFYDGVPHEGPRLGDPGRPLDAQRLREGLSLERRTNLLALLLGAGLLSLRYLHG; encoded by the coding sequence ATGCACCCCCTGGTCTTCCTCGGCGCAGGCCTGCTGGATGAGGCGGTGGGCGACCCCCAGGGCTGGCCCCACCCCGTCCGGGCCCTGGGGCTCATCATCGAGCGCCTGGACCGGGCCCGCCGCGGCATCAGCTCACCGGCGGCCCTCTATATCCTGGGCATCTTCCTGGCCCTGGGCATGGCCGCGCTCGCTGGGGGCTTCGCCTGGGGCGTGCTTCACCTCTGCGGATACTGGGGCTGGATCGCGGAGCTGATCCTGGGGGCCTGGATGCTGGCGGGGCGCAGCCTGCGCGACGCCGTGCGCCCCGTGGCCGCGGCTCTGGATGCCGGGGATCTGCCCCTGGCCCGCTACGCCGTCTCCATGGTGGTGGGGCGGGACACCCGACAGCTGAACGAGGCCGATGTGGCCCGGGCCGGACTCGAGACCGTGGCCGAGAGCCTCTGCGACGGCGTCCTGGCACCCCTCTTCTGGTTCGCGGTAGGGGGGCTCCCCGGGCTCTGGGCCTTCAAGGCGGTCAGCACCCTGGACTCCATGGTGGGGCACCGCGAGGCCCCCTACACCCACTTCGGCTGGGCCTCCGCACGTCTGGACGACCTGCTCAACCTCATCCCCGCCCGCCTCTCCGCCCTGCTTATCGCCCTGGCCGCCCTCTCGGGGTCGGCCCTGCGCCTGGCTTGGCGGGATGGAGGCAAGACTGCCAGTCCCAACGCGGGCTGGTGCGAGGCGGCCTTCGCCGGTGCCCTGGGGGTGCAGCTGGGCGGACGCAATTTCTACGACGGCGTGCCCCACGAGGGCCCCCGCCTGGGCGATCCCGGCCGCCCCCTGGACGCCCAGCGGCTCCGGGAGGGCCTCTCCCTGGAGCGCCGGACCAACCTCCTGGCCCTCCTCCTGGGCGCCGGACTGCTCTCCCTGAGGTATCTCCATGGCTGA
- a CDS encoding aminotransferase class I/II-fold pyridoxal phosphate-dependent enzyme gives MAEALHGGRIWELARELGCEPGEILDFSANLNPFGPPPGVLEAIRGGLPQALSAYPDTDAPALRQLLCERTGATDECLVLGHGGAALLMLALRALAPRRVLVPEPCFREQPRAIQAAGAELVPFPMEGLQLDLEALDPVDHKCDAVLLTSPHNPTGQCLERQALMTWAQRFPGRGLILDEAFIDYAPGQSLVPTILARPHTVVLRSLTKFYAMPGLRVGYALADPGTAARMRQRQEGWPVGQLDLLAAEAALKDRAFEQRSLEVFRRDAPRFQKALEDLGLRTWPSAGPFALVRLPEGCTGTGLAAFLRPKGILVRTCATWPGLGDRFVRLALKSPGDQERLLEALKTWNSLAKP, from the coding sequence ATGGCTGAGGCCCTGCACGGCGGACGGATCTGGGAGCTGGCCCGGGAGCTGGGCTGCGAGCCCGGCGAGATCCTGGACTTCAGTGCCAACCTCAACCCCTTCGGCCCCCCCCCAGGGGTGTTGGAGGCCATCCGGGGAGGGCTCCCCCAGGCCCTCTCGGCCTATCCCGACACCGATGCCCCAGCGCTGCGCCAGCTCCTCTGCGAGCGCACCGGAGCCACCGACGAGTGCCTGGTCCTGGGCCATGGCGGTGCGGCCCTCCTCATGCTGGCCCTGCGGGCCCTCGCCCCCAGAAGGGTCCTGGTCCCCGAGCCCTGCTTCCGGGAGCAGCCCCGGGCCATTCAGGCCGCCGGGGCCGAGCTGGTCCCCTTCCCCATGGAGGGTCTGCAGCTGGATCTGGAGGCCCTGGACCCGGTGGACCATAAGTGCGATGCCGTGCTCCTCACCAGCCCCCACAACCCCACGGGCCAGTGCCTGGAACGCCAGGCCCTCATGACCTGGGCCCAGAGGTTTCCGGGCCGGGGCCTCATCCTGGACGAGGCCTTCATCGACTATGCTCCAGGGCAAAGCCTGGTCCCCACCATCCTGGCCCGGCCCCACACCGTCGTCCTGCGCAGCCTGACCAAGTTCTACGCCATGCCGGGGCTGCGTGTGGGCTATGCCCTGGCCGATCCCGGGACCGCCGCCCGGATGCGCCAACGGCAGGAGGGCTGGCCCGTGGGCCAGCTGGACCTGCTGGCCGCTGAGGCGGCCCTGAAGGATCGGGCCTTCGAGCAGAGGAGTCTGGAGGTCTTCCGCCGGGATGCTCCCCGCTTCCAGAAGGCCCTGGAGGACCTTGGCCTCAGGACCTGGCCCAGCGCCGGACCCTTTGCCCTAGTCCGCCTACCGGAGGGATGTACCGGCACCGGCCTGGCCGCCTTCCTGCGTCCCAAGGGCATCCTGGTGCGCACCTGCGCCACCTGGCCGGGCCTGGGTGACCGCTTCGTGCGCCTCGCCCTCAAGTCTCCCGGGGACCAGGAGCGCCTGCTGGAGGCACTGAAGACCTGGAATTCCCTGGCGAAGCCTTGA
- a CDS encoding LysR family transcriptional regulator, giving the protein MDIRQLRCFLAAAERLNLTRAAGDLFMTQSGVSYQIAALEEAVGVPLFLRTRRGLKLTEAGEHLACTFRDLVSRYEVALEEARCLGGSGVGHLTIGVLGGFEKKLLPGWLDAFARRHPGVEVRLAQHRLQSLARALEEGEVDLGFTLLLEGAVPAHLGSRVLFSDHSVVVMRPDHSLAGRARLSLAELKDQTFVAMDEELGAQALEWRRRLCRKRGFTMQVAQSYPSFATLFMAVEAGQGISIHAQQVVEENGSPRLHQVPLEDADCAVDFAAVWRRDITNPSLVRFLQTMGVVE; this is encoded by the coding sequence ATGGACATCCGACAGCTGCGCTGCTTCCTGGCCGCCGCCGAGCGCCTGAACCTCACCCGGGCCGCCGGGGATCTCTTCATGACCCAGTCCGGGGTGAGCTACCAGATCGCCGCCCTGGAGGAGGCTGTGGGGGTGCCCCTCTTCCTGCGCACCCGGCGTGGGCTCAAGCTCACGGAGGCGGGAGAGCATCTGGCCTGCACCTTCCGGGATCTGGTGAGCCGCTATGAGGTTGCCCTGGAGGAGGCCCGGTGCTTGGGGGGCAGTGGCGTGGGGCACCTCACCATCGGGGTGCTGGGGGGCTTTGAGAAGAAGCTGCTGCCGGGCTGGCTGGACGCCTTCGCCCGCCGCCACCCCGGGGTGGAGGTGCGCTTGGCCCAGCACCGGCTCCAGAGCTTGGCCCGGGCCCTGGAGGAGGGGGAGGTGGACCTGGGCTTCACCCTGCTGCTGGAGGGGGCAGTGCCCGCCCACCTCGGCAGCCGGGTGCTCTTCTCGGACCACTCGGTGGTGGTCATGCGCCCGGACCATTCCCTGGCAGGGCGCGCCCGTCTGAGTCTGGCCGAGCTGAAGGACCAGACCTTTGTGGCCATGGATGAGGAACTGGGGGCCCAGGCCCTGGAGTGGCGGCGGAGGCTCTGCCGCAAGCGGGGCTTCACCATGCAGGTGGCCCAGTCCTATCCCAGCTTCGCCACCCTCTTCATGGCGGTGGAGGCGGGGCAGGGCATCTCGATCCATGCCCAGCAGGTGGTGGAGGAGAACGGATCGCCCCGACTCCATCAGGTGCCCCTGGAGGACGCTGACTGCGCCGTGGACTTCGCGGCTGTCTGGCGCCGGGACATCACCAACCCCAGCCTGGTCCGCTTCCTGCAGACCATGGGGGTGGTGGAGTAG
- the iorA gene encoding indolepyruvate ferredoxin oxidoreductase subunit alpha, translated as MKQLMTGDEAVARGAWEAGVTFASAYPGTPSTEILENLATYEGVMAEWGVNEKVALEATIGASFAGARTLCAMKHVGLNVAADPLFTLSYLGVSGGLVVVSADEPGMHSSQNEQDNRHYARAAKIPMLEPATAQESLDMVKAAFELSETHDTPVLFRMTTRVCHSKGIVSCGERVEVPNRPYTRNIRKRIPVPAFTTAMRVRVEERTERLRAFSESTPLNYTEMKDTRIGVIASGVAHCYAQEVFGESASYLKLGFTWPLPEAKIRDFCSQVETVYVLEENDALIEETVRRLGFECRGKDLFPYTGELTPDVIRKAIHGQTLEAVAQDTGKVVPRPPTLCAGCPHRGFFVELGKLKGIVISGDIGCYGLAFAEPYNAVDWSCCMGASMSMGHGAQQVFSRLEGTARKRVVSVLGDSTFLHTGINSLINVAYNRSTSINVILDNRITGMTGHQENPVSGRTLQGLETPEVDLEAIVKALGFRHVAVIDPNDLTQVREALQAALKREDEASVIITRWPCVLKKLSNQDKTEFPEVFKSKSVIDQDKCIGCKSCIKTGCPALSYNAATKQVSILRDQCVGCGVCIQTCPPKIKAISKELK; from the coding sequence ATGAAGCAGCTCATGACCGGTGATGAAGCCGTGGCCCGGGGGGCCTGGGAGGCGGGGGTCACCTTCGCCTCCGCCTACCCCGGCACCCCCAGCACGGAGATCCTGGAGAACCTGGCCACCTATGAGGGCGTAATGGCGGAGTGGGGGGTCAACGAGAAGGTGGCCCTGGAGGCCACCATCGGCGCCTCCTTCGCCGGGGCCCGGACCCTCTGTGCCATGAAGCACGTGGGCCTCAACGTGGCCGCGGACCCCCTCTTCACCCTCTCGTACCTGGGCGTCAGCGGAGGTCTGGTGGTGGTGAGCGCCGACGAGCCGGGCATGCACTCCTCCCAGAACGAGCAGGACAACCGCCACTACGCCCGGGCCGCCAAGATCCCCATGCTGGAGCCCGCCACCGCCCAGGAGTCCCTGGACATGGTGAAGGCGGCCTTCGAACTGAGCGAAACCCACGACACCCCGGTGCTCTTCCGCATGACCACCCGGGTCTGCCACAGCAAGGGCATTGTCTCCTGCGGCGAGCGGGTGGAGGTGCCCAACCGCCCCTACACCCGCAACATCCGCAAGCGCATCCCCGTGCCCGCCTTCACCACCGCCATGCGGGTGCGGGTGGAGGAGCGCACCGAGCGCCTGCGGGCCTTCTCCGAAAGCACCCCCCTCAACTACACGGAGATGAAGGACACCCGCATCGGCGTCATCGCCTCGGGGGTGGCCCACTGCTATGCCCAGGAGGTCTTCGGTGAGTCCGCCAGCTACCTGAAGCTGGGCTTCACCTGGCCCCTGCCCGAGGCCAAGATCCGGGACTTCTGCAGCCAGGTGGAAACGGTCTACGTCCTGGAGGAGAACGATGCCCTCATCGAGGAGACCGTGCGCCGCCTGGGCTTCGAGTGCAGGGGCAAGGACCTCTTCCCCTACACCGGGGAGCTGACCCCCGATGTGATCCGCAAGGCCATCCACGGTCAGACCCTGGAGGCGGTGGCCCAGGACACCGGTAAGGTCGTCCCCCGTCCCCCCACCCTCTGCGCCGGGTGCCCCCACCGGGGCTTCTTCGTGGAGCTGGGCAAGCTCAAGGGGATCGTCATCTCCGGCGACATCGGCTGCTACGGCCTGGCCTTTGCCGAGCCCTACAACGCCGTGGACTGGAGCTGCTGCATGGGCGCCAGCATGAGCATGGGCCACGGCGCCCAGCAGGTCTTCAGCCGCCTGGAGGGCACCGCCCGCAAGCGGGTGGTCTCGGTCCTGGGGGACTCCACCTTCCTCCACACGGGCATCAACAGCCTCATCAACGTGGCCTACAACCGCAGCACCAGCATCAACGTCATCCTGGACAACCGCATCACCGGCATGACCGGCCACCAGGAGAACCCCGTCTCCGGACGCACCCTCCAGGGCCTGGAGACCCCCGAGGTGGACCTGGAGGCCATCGTGAAGGCCCTGGGCTTCCGCCACGTGGCGGTCATCGACCCCAACGACCTCACCCAGGTGCGGGAGGCCCTGCAGGCGGCCCTGAAGCGGGAGGACGAGGCTTCGGTGATCATCACCCGCTGGCCCTGTGTCCTGAAGAAACTCAGCAACCAGGACAAGACTGAGTTCCCCGAGGTCTTCAAGAGCAAGTCCGTCATCGACCAGGACAAGTGCATCGGCTGCAAGAGCTGCATCAAGACCGGCTGCCCCGCGCTGTCCTACAACGCCGCCACCAAGCAGGTCTCCATCCTCCGCGATCAGTGCGTGGGCTGCGGCGTCTGCATCCAGACCTGCCCCCCCAAGATCAAGGCCATTTCCAAGGAGCTCAAGTAA
- a CDS encoding indolepyruvate oxidoreductase subunit beta, with product MTDTKSILLVGVGGQGTILAAKLLTVALMDAGYDVKMSEIHGMSQRGGSVSSQVRYGKSVSSPVIEEGGADILVAFEKMEAMRWVNFLSPKGKAVINNWEINSMPIVTGKVDYPQGILEDLGSKIPTTVIDAAKLATELGNSKVMNVILLGATVKSMGLDTLDWDRIIRDNVKANLADLNIKAFREGMAQA from the coding sequence ATGACCGACACCAAGAGCATCCTCCTGGTGGGCGTCGGCGGCCAGGGCACCATCCTCGCTGCCAAGCTCCTCACCGTCGCCCTCATGGACGCCGGCTATGACGTCAAGATGAGCGAGATCCACGGCATGTCCCAGCGCGGCGGTTCCGTGTCCTCCCAGGTCCGCTACGGCAAGTCCGTGTCCTCCCCCGTCATCGAAGAGGGCGGCGCCGACATCCTGGTGGCCTTCGAGAAGATGGAAGCCATGCGCTGGGTCAACTTCCTGAGCCCCAAGGGCAAGGCCGTCATCAACAACTGGGAGATCAACTCCATGCCCATCGTCACGGGCAAGGTGGACTACCCCCAGGGCATCCTCGAGGACCTGGGTTCCAAGATCCCCACCACGGTCATCGATGCCGCCAAGCTCGCCACCGAGCTGGGCAACAGCAAGGTCATGAACGTGATCCTGCTGGGCGCCACCGTGAAGTCCATGGGCCTGGACACCCTCGACTGGGACCGGATCATCCGCGACAACGTCAAGGCCAACCTGGCTGACCTGAACATCAAGGCCTTCCGAGAGGGTATGGCCCAGGCCTGA